The genomic region GCACGTCAACGCGGGGGGCGACCGCGCCGTGGCCCTCTTCCACGGCATCGGCCCAAACCGCCAACAAATGGGCGGCATCGCCAAATGCTACCTCGACCTGGGCTATTCCGTCCTGCTCGCCGACCTCCGCCGCCACGGTAAAAGCGGCCACGCCCCCACCAGCCTCGGCCTGACCGAACGGCACGACGTGGCGGCCTGCATGAAATACCTCCACGGCCGCTACCCCGTGGCCGGCGCACACGGATTCTCCCTTGGCGCCGCCTCCCTCGCCTTCGCCCTCCGCGACCACAACGAATTCAGTTTCCTCGTCTTCTCCTCCTGCTTCGACACCGCCGATCACGCCCTCCTGAACCGCCTGGCCGTGGTGGGCGCGCCCCGCTGGCCCGCGCTGCCCTTCGTCAAGTTCGCCGAATGGCGCCTCGGCGTGCGCATGCGCGACCTCAACCCGCTGGACTGCATTCCCTTTGCCAAAGCCCCGGCCCTCTTCCTCAGCGGGGACAATGAAGTCGTCCTGACCGCCGGTGAAACGGTGGACCTCTACAACCGCTGCATCTCCCCGGTCAAAAGGGTCCATATCTTCTCCGGCGGACGACATGTGCCCATACCCGGCGGAAAAGAGGATGAATTCCGCGCCGTCCTCCGCGACTTCCTCGCCGCCGCCCTCGACAGCCCGCCCCTCCCCTCCCCCTAAACCCTGAACCCTATCCCCTGGTGTGCCTTCGTCCTCCCCATGTGTTATCTTAAGGGACAAATGGGTCCGACGCATTTAGGCGGGGACCAACTATTGGGAGTTTAATCGGATATGAACAGCGACTTTTTCGGACATTTGGAGTCCATTATCAACCGCATGGAGGAACTTGCAAGAACTGACCGGACCTTTCGCGGCCATCTACGGGTCGTGGTCGAACAGGGGCGGCGGCTGGTGAACACCCTGGACGAGGAGGACAACCGCAAACGGGCCGAGGCGGACCGCGCCGCTAAACCCGCTCCGGGGGTGGCCGAGGCCCTCGCCGCTTTGAAGGACAAACTCCACGACAACACCTTGGGCAATGTCTCGATTCCGCTCCCAAAAGACGAACCAGAACAGCCCCTGGAACGCGCGGCCGTCCGGGACAATGAACTGGCCCTCATCGA from Candidatus Hydrogenedentota bacterium harbors:
- a CDS encoding alpha/beta hydrolase — translated: MKLRWKIFWALAALLLSLWVAAGYIGADRLLFAPNSANFDDPAEFEGYPVEPVSLTTDDGVPISAWHVNAGGDRAVALFHGIGPNRQQMGGIAKCYLDLGYSVLLADLRRHGKSGHAPTSLGLTERHDVAACMKYLHGRYPVAGAHGFSLGAASLAFALRDHNEFSFLVFSSCFDTADHALLNRLAVVGAPRWPALPFVKFAEWRLGVRMRDLNPLDCIPFAKAPALFLSGDNEVVLTAGETVDLYNRCISPVKRVHIFSGGRHVPIPGGKEDEFRAVLRDFLAAALDSPPLPSP